Proteins from one Primulina huaijiensis isolate GDHJ02 chromosome 18, ASM1229523v2, whole genome shotgun sequence genomic window:
- the LOC140964302 gene encoding protein FAR-RED ELONGATED HYPOCOTYL 3-like isoform X1: protein MDIDLRLPSGETDREEHNGIVNMLDGDEKPLNLDGVGGSMVDVEEKLHIKDGEIEIDFKDLAILEPLPGMEFGSHGDAYAFYQEYSRSVGFNTAIQNSRRSKTSREFIDAKFACSRYGTKREYEKSLNRPRSRQGSKQDPEIATGRRACAKTDCKASMHVKRRQDGKWIIHRFEKEHNHELLPAQAVSEQTRRMYAAMAKQFAEYKSAVGLKHDSRSSFEKNRNMTMDAEEVNIMLEFFIQMQCQNSNFFYAVDVGEDQRLKSMLWVDAKSRHDYVYFSDVVSFDTSYVRNKYKMPLILFVGVNQYYQFMLLGCALISDETAATFTWVMQTWLKAMGGQVPKIVITDQDKVLKSVVSEIFTSTLHVFCLWNIMGKVSEILDHVIKQNENFTSKFEKCIYRSVTDEEFEKRWHKLVDRFGLKENELFQSFFEDRKKWVTSLLKDGILAGMSAVQRSESVNSFFDKYVHKKTTVLEFVKQYESILQDRYEEEAKAYSDTWNKQPALKSPSPFEKQMAGVYTHAVFKKFQVEVLGAVACAPKKEEKVDATIKFKVQDFERNQEFAVILNEMRSEISCICHLFEFKGFLCRHAMIVLQICGISAIPPQYILKRWTKDARSGYLTGDSSEQVQSRVQRYNELYERAVKLGEEASLSQESYNMTVRALDGVFENCLNVNNSDKNLVETGASASPGLLCIEEDFKGSKTNKRKNATKKRKLNVEPDITTVGTPESLQQMEKLGSRPVNLDGFFGHQPGVQGMVQLNLMAPSRDNYYGNQQTIQGLGQLNSIAPAHDGYYGTHPTMHGLGQMDFFRTPNFNYGLRLLQEEPNVRSAQLHDDAQRHA from the exons ATGGATATAGATCTTAGGTTACCTTCTGGAGAAACTGATAGAGAAGAGCACAATGGAATTGTTAATATGCTAGATGGAGATGAGAAACCCCTCAATTTAGATGGTGTTGGTGGAAGTATGGTGGATGTTGAGGAAAAGTTGCATATTAAAGACGGGGAGATTGAAATAGATTTTAAAGATTTGGCAATTCTTGAGCCTCTACCTGGTATGGAATTTGGTTCACATGGAGATGCATATGCTTTCTATCAGGAATATTCTAGGTCTGTGGGATTCAATACCGCAATTCAGAATAGTCGCCGTTCAAAGACATCAAGGGAATTCATTGATGCAAAATTTGCATGCTCTAGATATGGAACTAAGCGTGAATACGAGAAATCTTTAAACCGACCACGCAGTAGACAAGGAAGCAAGCAGGACCCAGAGATTGCCACAGGTAGGCGAGCATGTGCAAAGACAGATTGCAAGGCAAGCATGCATGTTAAGAGAAGGCAAGATGGAAAATGGATAATACATAGATTCGAGAAAGAGCACAACCACGAATTATTACCGGCCCAAGCTGTAAGCGAACAAACTAGAAGGATGTATGCTGCAATGGCTAAGCAGTTTGCTGAATATAAAAGTGCAGTTGGCCTCAAACATGACTCCAGAAGCTCATTTGAGAAGAATAGGAACATGACAATGGATGCAGAAGAGGTGAACATTATGCTTGAGTTTTTTATCCAGATGCAGTGTCAGAATTCCAACTTCTTTTATGCAGTAGATGTTGGTGAAGACCAACGCCTGAAGAGTATGTTGTGGGTTGATGCTAAAAGCAGGCATGATTACGTCTATTTTAGTGACGTTGTGTCTTTTGATACAAGCTACGTCAGAAACAAGTATAAAATGCCTCTGATTCTGTTTGTTGGGGTCAATCAGTACTATCAGTTCATGCTTCTTGGATGTGCTTTGATATCAGATGAAACCGCAGCCACATTTACATGGGTCATGCAAACGTGGTTGAAAGCAATGGGCGGTCAAGTTCCAAAAATAGTGATTACAGATCAAGATAAGGTTTTGAAGTCGGTAGTTTCCGAGATATTCACTTCCACTCTCCATGTTTTTTGTTTGTGGAACATAATGGGAAAGGTTTCCGAGATCCTAGATCATGTAATTAAACagaatgaaaattttacatCTAAATTTGAAAAGTGCATTTATAGATCAGTGACAGATGAGGAGTTTGAGAAGAGGTGGCATAAATTGGTGGACAGGTTTGGGCTAAAAGAAAACGAACTGTTCCAATCATTCTTTGAAGACCGTAAAAAATGGGTGACAAGCCTTTTGAAAGATGGAATTTTAGCTGGTATGTCCGCTGTTCAACGATCAGAGAGCGTGAATTCTTTCTTTGACAAGTATGTACATAAGAAGACGACTGTGCTAGAGTTTGTGAAACAATATGAGTCAATTCTACAAGACAGATATGAAGAGGAAGCAAAGGCATATTCGGATACGTGGAACAAACAACCAGCTTTGAAGTCTCCGTCACCATTTGAGAAGCAGATGGCTGGGGTGTATACCCATGCAGTGTTTAAAAAGTTTCAAGTTGAGGTATTGGGTGCTGTAGCATGTGCCCCCAAGAAAGAGGAAAAGGTTGATGCCACCATTAAATTTAAAGTTCAAGATTTTGAAAGGAATCAAGAATTTGCCGTCATTTTGAATGAAATGAGATCAGAAATATCGTGCATATGCCACTTATTTGAATTCAAAGGTTTTCTTTGTAGACATGCAATGATTGTCCTTCAAATTTGTGGTATTTCTGCAATTCCTCCCCAATATATTTTGAAACGGTGGACTAAGGATGCCAGGAGTGGATATTTAACTGGAGATTCATCTGAACAGGTTCAGTCAAGGGTGCAGCGGTATAACGAACTTTATGAGCGAGCTGTAAAATTAGGTGAAGAAGCATCATTATCACAAGAGAGTTATAATATGACTGTACGTGCACTTGATGGTGTTTTTGAGAATTGTTTGAATGTTAACAACTCAGATAAGAATTTAGTAGAAACCGGCGCATCCGCCTCACCAGGTCTTCTCTGCATTGAAGAAGACTTTAAAGGGAGCAAGACAAATAAGAGGAAAAATGCTACCAAGAAAAGGAAG TTAAATGTGGAGCCAGATATTACGACAGTTGGGACGCCGGAAAGCTTGCAACAAATG GAGAAATTGGGTTCTCGACCGGTCAATCTTGATGGATTTTTTGGACACCAACCAGGGGTGCAAGGAATG GTACAGTTGAACCTAATGGCTCCTTCACGTGATAATTACTATGGGAACCAACAGACCATTCAGGGACTG GGCCAGCTGAATTCTATAGCACCTGCCCATGATGGTTATTATGGAACTCATCCTACCATGCATGGATTG GGACAAATGGATTTTTTCCGCACTCCAAATTTCAACTATGGTCTTCGG CTTTTGCAGGAGGAACCTAACGTAAGATCTGCCCAGTTGCATGATGATGCCCAAAGACATGCTTGA
- the LOC140964302 gene encoding protein FAR-RED ELONGATED HYPOCOTYL 3-like isoform X3, translating into MDIDLRLPSGETDREEHNGIVNMLDGDEKPLNLDGVGGSMVDVEEKLHIKDGEIEIDFKDLAILEPLPGMEFGSHGDAYAFYQEYSRSVGFNTAIQNSRRSKTSREFIDAKFACSRYGTKREYEKSLNRPRSRQGSKQDPEIATGRRACAKTDCKASMHVKRRQDGKWIIHRFEKEHNHELLPAQAVSEQTRRMYAAMAKQFAEYKSAVGLKHDSRSSFEKNRNMTMDAEEVNIMLEFFIQMQCQNSNFFYAVDVGEDQRLKSMLWVDAKSRHDYVYFSDVVSFDTSYVRNKYKMPLILFVGVNQYYQFMLLGCALISDETAATFTWVMQTWLKAMGGQVPKIVITDQDKVLKSVVSEIFTSTLHVFCLWNIMGKVSEILDHVIKQNENFTSKFEKCIYRSVTDEEFEKRWHKLVDRFGLKENELFQSFFEDRKKWVTSLLKDGILAGMSAVQRSESVNSFFDKYVHKKTTVLEFVKQYESILQDRYEEEAKAYSDTWNKQPALKSPSPFEKQMAGVYTHAVFKKFQVEVLGAVACAPKKEEKVDATIKFKVQDFERNQEFAVILNEMRSEISCICHLFEFKGFLCRHAMIVLQICGISAIPPQYILKRWTKDARSGYLTGDSSEQVQSRVQRYNELYERAVKLGEEASLSQESYNMTVRALDGVFENCLNVNNSDKNLVETGASASPGLLCIEEDFKGSKTNKRKNATKKRKLNVEPDITTVGTPESLQQMEKLGSRPVNLDGFFGHQPGVQGMVQLNLMAPSRDNYYGNQQTIQGLGQLNSIAPAHDGYYGTHPTMHGLGQMDFFRTPNFNYGLREEPNVRSAQLHDDAQRHA; encoded by the exons ATGGATATAGATCTTAGGTTACCTTCTGGAGAAACTGATAGAGAAGAGCACAATGGAATTGTTAATATGCTAGATGGAGATGAGAAACCCCTCAATTTAGATGGTGTTGGTGGAAGTATGGTGGATGTTGAGGAAAAGTTGCATATTAAAGACGGGGAGATTGAAATAGATTTTAAAGATTTGGCAATTCTTGAGCCTCTACCTGGTATGGAATTTGGTTCACATGGAGATGCATATGCTTTCTATCAGGAATATTCTAGGTCTGTGGGATTCAATACCGCAATTCAGAATAGTCGCCGTTCAAAGACATCAAGGGAATTCATTGATGCAAAATTTGCATGCTCTAGATATGGAACTAAGCGTGAATACGAGAAATCTTTAAACCGACCACGCAGTAGACAAGGAAGCAAGCAGGACCCAGAGATTGCCACAGGTAGGCGAGCATGTGCAAAGACAGATTGCAAGGCAAGCATGCATGTTAAGAGAAGGCAAGATGGAAAATGGATAATACATAGATTCGAGAAAGAGCACAACCACGAATTATTACCGGCCCAAGCTGTAAGCGAACAAACTAGAAGGATGTATGCTGCAATGGCTAAGCAGTTTGCTGAATATAAAAGTGCAGTTGGCCTCAAACATGACTCCAGAAGCTCATTTGAGAAGAATAGGAACATGACAATGGATGCAGAAGAGGTGAACATTATGCTTGAGTTTTTTATCCAGATGCAGTGTCAGAATTCCAACTTCTTTTATGCAGTAGATGTTGGTGAAGACCAACGCCTGAAGAGTATGTTGTGGGTTGATGCTAAAAGCAGGCATGATTACGTCTATTTTAGTGACGTTGTGTCTTTTGATACAAGCTACGTCAGAAACAAGTATAAAATGCCTCTGATTCTGTTTGTTGGGGTCAATCAGTACTATCAGTTCATGCTTCTTGGATGTGCTTTGATATCAGATGAAACCGCAGCCACATTTACATGGGTCATGCAAACGTGGTTGAAAGCAATGGGCGGTCAAGTTCCAAAAATAGTGATTACAGATCAAGATAAGGTTTTGAAGTCGGTAGTTTCCGAGATATTCACTTCCACTCTCCATGTTTTTTGTTTGTGGAACATAATGGGAAAGGTTTCCGAGATCCTAGATCATGTAATTAAACagaatgaaaattttacatCTAAATTTGAAAAGTGCATTTATAGATCAGTGACAGATGAGGAGTTTGAGAAGAGGTGGCATAAATTGGTGGACAGGTTTGGGCTAAAAGAAAACGAACTGTTCCAATCATTCTTTGAAGACCGTAAAAAATGGGTGACAAGCCTTTTGAAAGATGGAATTTTAGCTGGTATGTCCGCTGTTCAACGATCAGAGAGCGTGAATTCTTTCTTTGACAAGTATGTACATAAGAAGACGACTGTGCTAGAGTTTGTGAAACAATATGAGTCAATTCTACAAGACAGATATGAAGAGGAAGCAAAGGCATATTCGGATACGTGGAACAAACAACCAGCTTTGAAGTCTCCGTCACCATTTGAGAAGCAGATGGCTGGGGTGTATACCCATGCAGTGTTTAAAAAGTTTCAAGTTGAGGTATTGGGTGCTGTAGCATGTGCCCCCAAGAAAGAGGAAAAGGTTGATGCCACCATTAAATTTAAAGTTCAAGATTTTGAAAGGAATCAAGAATTTGCCGTCATTTTGAATGAAATGAGATCAGAAATATCGTGCATATGCCACTTATTTGAATTCAAAGGTTTTCTTTGTAGACATGCAATGATTGTCCTTCAAATTTGTGGTATTTCTGCAATTCCTCCCCAATATATTTTGAAACGGTGGACTAAGGATGCCAGGAGTGGATATTTAACTGGAGATTCATCTGAACAGGTTCAGTCAAGGGTGCAGCGGTATAACGAACTTTATGAGCGAGCTGTAAAATTAGGTGAAGAAGCATCATTATCACAAGAGAGTTATAATATGACTGTACGTGCACTTGATGGTGTTTTTGAGAATTGTTTGAATGTTAACAACTCAGATAAGAATTTAGTAGAAACCGGCGCATCCGCCTCACCAGGTCTTCTCTGCATTGAAGAAGACTTTAAAGGGAGCAAGACAAATAAGAGGAAAAATGCTACCAAGAAAAGGAAG TTAAATGTGGAGCCAGATATTACGACAGTTGGGACGCCGGAAAGCTTGCAACAAATG GAGAAATTGGGTTCTCGACCGGTCAATCTTGATGGATTTTTTGGACACCAACCAGGGGTGCAAGGAATG GTACAGTTGAACCTAATGGCTCCTTCACGTGATAATTACTATGGGAACCAACAGACCATTCAGGGACTG GGCCAGCTGAATTCTATAGCACCTGCCCATGATGGTTATTATGGAACTCATCCTACCATGCATGGATTG GGACAAATGGATTTTTTCCGCACTCCAAATTTCAACTATGGTCTTCGG GAGGAACCTAACGTAAGATCTGCCCAGTTGCATGATGATGCCCAAAGACATGCTTGA
- the LOC140964302 gene encoding protein FAR-RED ELONGATED HYPOCOTYL 3-like isoform X2, producing MDIDLRLPSGETDREEHNGIVNMLDGDEKPLNLDGVGGSMVDVEEKLHIKDGEIEIDFKDLAILEPLPGMEFGSHGDAYAFYQEYSRSVGFNTAIQNSRRSKTSREFIDAKFACSRYGTKREYEKSLNRPRSRQGSKQDPEIATGRRACAKTDCKASMHVKRRQDGKWIIHRFEKEHNHELLPAQAVSEQTRRMYAAMAKQFAEYKSAVGLKHDSRSSFEKNRNMTMDAEEVNIMLEFFIQMQCQNSNFFYAVDVGEDQRLKSMLWVDAKSRHDYVYFSDVVSFDTSYVRNKYKMPLILFVGVNQYYQFMLLGCALISDETAATFTWVMQTWLKAMGGQVPKIVITDQDKVLKSVVSEIFTSTLHVFCLWNIMGKVSEILDHVIKQNENFTSKFEKCIYRSVTDEEFEKRWHKLVDRFGLKENELFQSFFEDRKKWVTSLLKDGILAGMSAVQRSESVNSFFDKYVHKKTTVLEFVKQYESILQDRYEEEAKAYSDTWNKQPALKSPSPFEKQMAGVYTHAVFKKFQVEVLGAVACAPKKEEKVDATIKFKVQDFERNQEFAVILNEMRSEISCICHLFEFKGFLCRHAMIVLQICGISAIPPQYILKRWTKDARSGYLTGDSSEQVQSRVQRYNELYERAVKLGEEASLSQESYNMTVRALDGVFENCLNVNNSDKNLVETGASASPGLLCIEEDFKGSKTNKRKNATKKRKLNVEPDITTVGTPESLQQMEKLGSRPVNLDGFFGHQPGVQGMLNLMAPSRDNYYGNQQTIQGLGQLNSIAPAHDGYYGTHPTMHGLGQMDFFRTPNFNYGLRLLQEEPNVRSAQLHDDAQRHA from the exons ATGGATATAGATCTTAGGTTACCTTCTGGAGAAACTGATAGAGAAGAGCACAATGGAATTGTTAATATGCTAGATGGAGATGAGAAACCCCTCAATTTAGATGGTGTTGGTGGAAGTATGGTGGATGTTGAGGAAAAGTTGCATATTAAAGACGGGGAGATTGAAATAGATTTTAAAGATTTGGCAATTCTTGAGCCTCTACCTGGTATGGAATTTGGTTCACATGGAGATGCATATGCTTTCTATCAGGAATATTCTAGGTCTGTGGGATTCAATACCGCAATTCAGAATAGTCGCCGTTCAAAGACATCAAGGGAATTCATTGATGCAAAATTTGCATGCTCTAGATATGGAACTAAGCGTGAATACGAGAAATCTTTAAACCGACCACGCAGTAGACAAGGAAGCAAGCAGGACCCAGAGATTGCCACAGGTAGGCGAGCATGTGCAAAGACAGATTGCAAGGCAAGCATGCATGTTAAGAGAAGGCAAGATGGAAAATGGATAATACATAGATTCGAGAAAGAGCACAACCACGAATTATTACCGGCCCAAGCTGTAAGCGAACAAACTAGAAGGATGTATGCTGCAATGGCTAAGCAGTTTGCTGAATATAAAAGTGCAGTTGGCCTCAAACATGACTCCAGAAGCTCATTTGAGAAGAATAGGAACATGACAATGGATGCAGAAGAGGTGAACATTATGCTTGAGTTTTTTATCCAGATGCAGTGTCAGAATTCCAACTTCTTTTATGCAGTAGATGTTGGTGAAGACCAACGCCTGAAGAGTATGTTGTGGGTTGATGCTAAAAGCAGGCATGATTACGTCTATTTTAGTGACGTTGTGTCTTTTGATACAAGCTACGTCAGAAACAAGTATAAAATGCCTCTGATTCTGTTTGTTGGGGTCAATCAGTACTATCAGTTCATGCTTCTTGGATGTGCTTTGATATCAGATGAAACCGCAGCCACATTTACATGGGTCATGCAAACGTGGTTGAAAGCAATGGGCGGTCAAGTTCCAAAAATAGTGATTACAGATCAAGATAAGGTTTTGAAGTCGGTAGTTTCCGAGATATTCACTTCCACTCTCCATGTTTTTTGTTTGTGGAACATAATGGGAAAGGTTTCCGAGATCCTAGATCATGTAATTAAACagaatgaaaattttacatCTAAATTTGAAAAGTGCATTTATAGATCAGTGACAGATGAGGAGTTTGAGAAGAGGTGGCATAAATTGGTGGACAGGTTTGGGCTAAAAGAAAACGAACTGTTCCAATCATTCTTTGAAGACCGTAAAAAATGGGTGACAAGCCTTTTGAAAGATGGAATTTTAGCTGGTATGTCCGCTGTTCAACGATCAGAGAGCGTGAATTCTTTCTTTGACAAGTATGTACATAAGAAGACGACTGTGCTAGAGTTTGTGAAACAATATGAGTCAATTCTACAAGACAGATATGAAGAGGAAGCAAAGGCATATTCGGATACGTGGAACAAACAACCAGCTTTGAAGTCTCCGTCACCATTTGAGAAGCAGATGGCTGGGGTGTATACCCATGCAGTGTTTAAAAAGTTTCAAGTTGAGGTATTGGGTGCTGTAGCATGTGCCCCCAAGAAAGAGGAAAAGGTTGATGCCACCATTAAATTTAAAGTTCAAGATTTTGAAAGGAATCAAGAATTTGCCGTCATTTTGAATGAAATGAGATCAGAAATATCGTGCATATGCCACTTATTTGAATTCAAAGGTTTTCTTTGTAGACATGCAATGATTGTCCTTCAAATTTGTGGTATTTCTGCAATTCCTCCCCAATATATTTTGAAACGGTGGACTAAGGATGCCAGGAGTGGATATTTAACTGGAGATTCATCTGAACAGGTTCAGTCAAGGGTGCAGCGGTATAACGAACTTTATGAGCGAGCTGTAAAATTAGGTGAAGAAGCATCATTATCACAAGAGAGTTATAATATGACTGTACGTGCACTTGATGGTGTTTTTGAGAATTGTTTGAATGTTAACAACTCAGATAAGAATTTAGTAGAAACCGGCGCATCCGCCTCACCAGGTCTTCTCTGCATTGAAGAAGACTTTAAAGGGAGCAAGACAAATAAGAGGAAAAATGCTACCAAGAAAAGGAAG TTAAATGTGGAGCCAGATATTACGACAGTTGGGACGCCGGAAAGCTTGCAACAAATG GAGAAATTGGGTTCTCGACCGGTCAATCTTGATGGATTTTTTGGACACCAACCAGGGGTGCAAGGAATG TTGAACCTAATGGCTCCTTCACGTGATAATTACTATGGGAACCAACAGACCATTCAGGGACTG GGCCAGCTGAATTCTATAGCACCTGCCCATGATGGTTATTATGGAACTCATCCTACCATGCATGGATTG GGACAAATGGATTTTTTCCGCACTCCAAATTTCAACTATGGTCTTCGG CTTTTGCAGGAGGAACCTAACGTAAGATCTGCCCAGTTGCATGATGATGCCCAAAGACATGCTTGA
- the LOC140964302 gene encoding protein FAR-RED ELONGATED HYPOCOTYL 3-like isoform X4: MDIDLRLPSGETDREEHNGIVNMLDGDEKPLNLDGVGGSMVDVEEKLHIKDGEIEIDFKDLAILEPLPGMEFGSHGDAYAFYQEYSRSVGFNTAIQNSRRSKTSREFIDAKFACSRYGTKREYEKSLNRPRSRQGSKQDPEIATGRRACAKTDCKASMHVKRRQDGKWIIHRFEKEHNHELLPAQAVSEQTRRMYAAMAKQFAEYKSAVGLKHDSRSSFEKNRNMTMDAEEVNIMLEFFIQMQCQNSNFFYAVDVGEDQRLKSMLWVDAKSRHDYVYFSDVVSFDTSYVRNKYKMPLILFVGVNQYYQFMLLGCALISDETAATFTWVMQTWLKAMGGQVPKIVITDQDKVLKSVVSEIFTSTLHVFCLWNIMGKVSEILDHVIKQNENFTSKFEKCIYRSVTDEEFEKRWHKLVDRFGLKENELFQSFFEDRKKWVTSLLKDGILAGMSAVQRSESVNSFFDKYVHKKTTVLEFVKQYESILQDRYEEEAKAYSDTWNKQPALKSPSPFEKQMAGVYTHAVFKKFQVEVLGAVACAPKKEEKVDATIKFKVQDFERNQEFAVILNEMRSEISCICHLFEFKGFLCRHAMIVLQICGISAIPPQYILKRWTKDARSGYLTGDSSEQVQSRVQRYNELYERAVKLGEEASLSQESYNMTVRALDGVFENCLNVNNSDKNLVETGASASPGLLCIEEDFKGSKTNKRKNATKKRKLNVEPDITTVGTPESLQQMEKLGSRPVNLDGFFGHQPGVQGMLNLMAPSRDNYYGNQQTIQGLGQLNSIAPAHDGYYGTHPTMHGLGQMDFFRTPNFNYGLREEPNVRSAQLHDDAQRHA; encoded by the exons ATGGATATAGATCTTAGGTTACCTTCTGGAGAAACTGATAGAGAAGAGCACAATGGAATTGTTAATATGCTAGATGGAGATGAGAAACCCCTCAATTTAGATGGTGTTGGTGGAAGTATGGTGGATGTTGAGGAAAAGTTGCATATTAAAGACGGGGAGATTGAAATAGATTTTAAAGATTTGGCAATTCTTGAGCCTCTACCTGGTATGGAATTTGGTTCACATGGAGATGCATATGCTTTCTATCAGGAATATTCTAGGTCTGTGGGATTCAATACCGCAATTCAGAATAGTCGCCGTTCAAAGACATCAAGGGAATTCATTGATGCAAAATTTGCATGCTCTAGATATGGAACTAAGCGTGAATACGAGAAATCTTTAAACCGACCACGCAGTAGACAAGGAAGCAAGCAGGACCCAGAGATTGCCACAGGTAGGCGAGCATGTGCAAAGACAGATTGCAAGGCAAGCATGCATGTTAAGAGAAGGCAAGATGGAAAATGGATAATACATAGATTCGAGAAAGAGCACAACCACGAATTATTACCGGCCCAAGCTGTAAGCGAACAAACTAGAAGGATGTATGCTGCAATGGCTAAGCAGTTTGCTGAATATAAAAGTGCAGTTGGCCTCAAACATGACTCCAGAAGCTCATTTGAGAAGAATAGGAACATGACAATGGATGCAGAAGAGGTGAACATTATGCTTGAGTTTTTTATCCAGATGCAGTGTCAGAATTCCAACTTCTTTTATGCAGTAGATGTTGGTGAAGACCAACGCCTGAAGAGTATGTTGTGGGTTGATGCTAAAAGCAGGCATGATTACGTCTATTTTAGTGACGTTGTGTCTTTTGATACAAGCTACGTCAGAAACAAGTATAAAATGCCTCTGATTCTGTTTGTTGGGGTCAATCAGTACTATCAGTTCATGCTTCTTGGATGTGCTTTGATATCAGATGAAACCGCAGCCACATTTACATGGGTCATGCAAACGTGGTTGAAAGCAATGGGCGGTCAAGTTCCAAAAATAGTGATTACAGATCAAGATAAGGTTTTGAAGTCGGTAGTTTCCGAGATATTCACTTCCACTCTCCATGTTTTTTGTTTGTGGAACATAATGGGAAAGGTTTCCGAGATCCTAGATCATGTAATTAAACagaatgaaaattttacatCTAAATTTGAAAAGTGCATTTATAGATCAGTGACAGATGAGGAGTTTGAGAAGAGGTGGCATAAATTGGTGGACAGGTTTGGGCTAAAAGAAAACGAACTGTTCCAATCATTCTTTGAAGACCGTAAAAAATGGGTGACAAGCCTTTTGAAAGATGGAATTTTAGCTGGTATGTCCGCTGTTCAACGATCAGAGAGCGTGAATTCTTTCTTTGACAAGTATGTACATAAGAAGACGACTGTGCTAGAGTTTGTGAAACAATATGAGTCAATTCTACAAGACAGATATGAAGAGGAAGCAAAGGCATATTCGGATACGTGGAACAAACAACCAGCTTTGAAGTCTCCGTCACCATTTGAGAAGCAGATGGCTGGGGTGTATACCCATGCAGTGTTTAAAAAGTTTCAAGTTGAGGTATTGGGTGCTGTAGCATGTGCCCCCAAGAAAGAGGAAAAGGTTGATGCCACCATTAAATTTAAAGTTCAAGATTTTGAAAGGAATCAAGAATTTGCCGTCATTTTGAATGAAATGAGATCAGAAATATCGTGCATATGCCACTTATTTGAATTCAAAGGTTTTCTTTGTAGACATGCAATGATTGTCCTTCAAATTTGTGGTATTTCTGCAATTCCTCCCCAATATATTTTGAAACGGTGGACTAAGGATGCCAGGAGTGGATATTTAACTGGAGATTCATCTGAACAGGTTCAGTCAAGGGTGCAGCGGTATAACGAACTTTATGAGCGAGCTGTAAAATTAGGTGAAGAAGCATCATTATCACAAGAGAGTTATAATATGACTGTACGTGCACTTGATGGTGTTTTTGAGAATTGTTTGAATGTTAACAACTCAGATAAGAATTTAGTAGAAACCGGCGCATCCGCCTCACCAGGTCTTCTCTGCATTGAAGAAGACTTTAAAGGGAGCAAGACAAATAAGAGGAAAAATGCTACCAAGAAAAGGAAG TTAAATGTGGAGCCAGATATTACGACAGTTGGGACGCCGGAAAGCTTGCAACAAATG GAGAAATTGGGTTCTCGACCGGTCAATCTTGATGGATTTTTTGGACACCAACCAGGGGTGCAAGGAATG TTGAACCTAATGGCTCCTTCACGTGATAATTACTATGGGAACCAACAGACCATTCAGGGACTG GGCCAGCTGAATTCTATAGCACCTGCCCATGATGGTTATTATGGAACTCATCCTACCATGCATGGATTG GGACAAATGGATTTTTTCCGCACTCCAAATTTCAACTATGGTCTTCGG GAGGAACCTAACGTAAGATCTGCCCAGTTGCATGATGATGCCCAAAGACATGCTTGA